Proteins found in one bacterium genomic segment:
- the coaBC gene encoding bifunctional phosphopantothenoylcysteine decarboxylase/phosphopantothenate--cysteine ligase CoaBC, with the protein MQNTSESNSNGHKAPLVGKKIILGVTGGIAAYKSAYLASALVQCGADVHVVMTEHAKHLVGAPTFWSLTKNPVLCGLFDEPAKPEIKHVSVTQDADLLLIAPATANIIGKMANGIADDMLSTISLAVRCPVIIAPAMNVNMYTNPIVVANIDRLRQYEYIVMEPEEGMLACGSEGIGRLVDPDKIVLRVEEVLTGGRRDYSMVNLLVTAGPTQEPIDPVRFITNRSSGKMGYAIAEMAAKRGANVTLISGPTDLPAPDGVELVGVRTVHEMHDAVLTRLQDVNVMVSAAAPADFTPAQVHEQKVKKSAKWTLELDKADDILEEVGQKKGETILVGFAAETENIEEYAKAKLERKNLDLIVANDVSPESDVFGSDTNQVTLYSRAGDKVSWPRMSKREVANAILDYVKNHLLEELR; encoded by the coding sequence TTGCAGAACACCTCAGAGTCAAACAGTAATGGACACAAAGCCCCGCTGGTGGGCAAAAAGATAATCCTTGGAGTGACGGGCGGCATAGCAGCATACAAGTCCGCATATCTTGCGAGCGCACTTGTGCAGTGCGGCGCGGACGTGCATGTAGTCATGACCGAACATGCGAAGCACCTCGTCGGTGCGCCTACATTCTGGTCACTGACCAAAAATCCGGTCTTGTGCGGCTTGTTCGATGAGCCTGCAAAGCCCGAGATCAAGCATGTTTCTGTGACCCAGGACGCCGATTTGCTGCTGATAGCGCCCGCCACGGCGAACATCATAGGCAAAATGGCCAACGGCATCGCCGACGATATGCTCTCCACAATTTCTCTTGCGGTCAGGTGTCCGGTGATTATTGCTCCGGCGATGAATGTTAATATGTATACTAACCCGATTGTCGTCGCCAATATAGACCGCCTGCGCCAGTATGAGTATATCGTTATGGAACCCGAGGAGGGCATGCTTGCCTGCGGGTCTGAAGGTATCGGGCGTCTGGTCGACCCGGACAAGATCGTCCTTAGAGTTGAAGAAGTGCTCACTGGCGGCAGGAGAGACTATTCTATGGTCAATCTCCTTGTGACTGCCGGTCCGACCCAGGAACCGATCGATCCGGTCAGGTTCATCACAAACCGTTCCTCCGGCAAGATGGGTTACGCTATTGCCGAGATGGCGGCAAAGCGGGGCGCGAATGTCACTCTTATCAGCGGTCCCACTGACCTGCCTGCGCCGGATGGTGTTGAGTTGGTCGGTGTACGGACGGTGCATGAGATGCATGACGCAGTCCTGACACGGCTGCAGGATGTCAATGTTATGGTTTCGGCGGCGGCTCCCGCTGATTTCACACCGGCTCAGGTCCATGAGCAAAAGGTAAAAAAGTCTGCAAAGTGGACGCTTGAGCTGGATAAGGCGGATGATATCCTGGAAGAGGTCGGCCAGAAGAAAGGTGAGACGATCCTTGTGGGTTTTGCTGCCGAGACTGAGAATATTGAGGAATATGCCAAAGCCAAGCTGGAGCGTAAAAATTTAGACTTGATCGTGGCTAATGATGTCTCACCGGAAAGCGATGTTTTCGGGAGCGATACCAATCAGGTCACGCTCTATTCACGGGCAGGCGATAAGGTGTCCTGGCCCAGAATGTCGAAGCGGGAAGTCGCAAATGCGATTCTCGATTATGTTAAAAATCATCTCTTGGAGGAATTACGTTGA
- the gmk gene encoding guanylate kinase — protein sequence MSVIRTWSRHIRSEGLLIVLSGPSGVGKDAVLLELAKIYSNFSRCVTTTTRDPRQGEVDGIDYTFISEDEFQRRIDEGDFLEYANVHGNMYGTPRKWVEQRLSEGVDVILKIDVQGGLSVKKQMPSAVMVFLAPPSIEELEKRLRGRLTESENDLAKRLSNARGELDQIPHYEYIIENDSLAKAAQELKAVIIAEHLRVKQ from the coding sequence ATGAGCGTGATTCGGACATGGAGCAGGCACATACGGAGCGAGGGGTTGTTGATCGTGCTCTCCGGTCCGTCTGGTGTCGGTAAGGACGCTGTGCTGCTTGAGCTTGCCAAGATATATTCCAACTTCAGTCGATGTGTGACGACCACAACACGCGATCCCAGGCAGGGCGAAGTCGACGGCATAGACTACACGTTCATTAGCGAAGATGAGTTTCAGCGCCGCATCGATGAGGGCGATTTTTTGGAGTATGCCAATGTTCATGGCAACATGTACGGCACTCCACGCAAATGGGTCGAGCAGCGGCTCTCTGAAGGTGTGGATGTAATCCTCAAGATAGATGTCCAGGGCGGCCTTTCAGTAAAGAAGCAGATGCCCTCCGCGGTGATGGTCTTCCTGGCTCCGCCGTCCATTGAAGAGTTGGAGAAAAGGCTTCGAGGCCGACTCACCGAGTCAGAGAACGACCTCGCGAAACGTCTATCGAATGCACGCGGTGAACTCGACCAGATCCCGCATTATGAATATATTATCGAAAACGACTCCCTGGCCAAGGCGGCACAGGAATTGAAGGCGGTAATCATTGCAGAACACCTCAGAGTCAAACAGTAA
- the corA gene encoding magnesium/cobalt transporter CorA translates to MINTYLFTEGKFKQDVSLDDWRSLVSGNCALLWVDISEFSKNEMEDIASKFGLHQLAIESCLDGYRRPHLYEFEDHFYVNMTLLGQRNHKNHGVKPGEMHLFVGSKYIIIASKDKTSDAVSNAIKEYQDTPGLCSRGPMYGVYLLAEDLVESYFPIVENLDNQADDIESQMLENATKRSLNKLFSLKRDGFELRRLLGPQRDIFSELARRDFSFIGGENKVYFQDVYNRMIRIFDMLDTIREILSGSLDIYLSTVSNRLNQVMKVLTVVATILMTLSFITGFYGMNFKYLPWLHAPNAFRNVTILMIAITIGMLWWFRKIKWL, encoded by the coding sequence ATGATAAACACATATCTATTTACCGAGGGCAAATTCAAACAGGACGTGTCACTTGATGACTGGCGCTCGCTGGTCAGCGGCAATTGTGCGCTGCTCTGGGTCGATATAAGCGAGTTCAGTAAGAATGAAATGGAAGACATCGCGAGCAAATTCGGCCTCCATCAGTTGGCGATAGAGTCCTGCCTGGACGGATATCGCAGGCCTCATCTGTATGAGTTCGAGGATCATTTCTACGTTAACATGACTCTGCTTGGTCAGCGCAACCACAAGAACCACGGCGTCAAGCCTGGCGAGATGCACCTGTTCGTGGGCAGCAAGTATATCATAATCGCCTCGAAAGACAAGACCAGTGACGCCGTGAGTAATGCGATCAAAGAATATCAGGACACGCCGGGATTATGTTCTCGCGGACCGATGTATGGAGTGTATTTGCTTGCAGAGGATTTGGTGGAGAGCTATTTCCCGATCGTGGAGAACCTGGACAATCAGGCGGACGACATTGAGTCACAAATGCTGGAAAACGCGACCAAGCGGTCACTCAACAAGCTCTTCAGCCTCAAACGTGATGGTTTCGAGCTTCGACGACTGCTTGGACCCCAGCGTGACATATTCAGCGAGCTTGCCAGACGCGATTTCTCGTTCATCGGTGGTGAAAATAAGGTCTATTTTCAGGACGTATATAACCGAATGATCCGCATTTTCGACATGCTCGACACCATCAGGGAGATATTGAGTGGGAGCCTGGATATATATTTGTCCACCGTATCCAACCGGCTCAATCAGGTGATGAAGGTCCTGACGGTCGTGGCCACGATACTGATGACTCTTTCATTCATCACCGGGTTTTACGGCATGAACTTCAAATACTTGCCGTGGCTTCATGCGCCGAATGCATTCCGCAACGTTACTATTCTCATGATCGCGATAACCATAGGGATGCTGTGGTGGTTCAGAAAGATCAAGTGGCTGTAG
- the metK gene encoding methionine adenosyltransferase, which yields MFTSESVTEGHPDKMADQISDAVLDAIMEQDPTGRVACEALLTTGMVMVAGEITTRAYVEIPEIVRRTIEQIGYSRAKFGFDFETCGVLTAIQSQSPDIAVGVDTGGAGDQGMMFGFACDETPELMPMPIMLAHKMARRLTAVRKDGEISYLRPDGKTQVTVQYEGGKPVRIDKVVVSTQHQPNIPQSTIRADMIENVIKPILPPDMVDDKTEYFVNPTGVFSVGGPQGDTGLTGRKIIVDTYGGMAKHGGGAFSGKDPTKVDRSAAYMMRYVAKNVVAAGLAKKCEVQVAYAIGKAEPMGIMVDTWRTNAIPEDKIADLIWKYFDLTPRGIIDKLNLRRPIYKQTAAYGHFGRTDLDVPWEATDMVNLLKKEAGI from the coding sequence ATGTTCACCTCGGAATCGGTCACCGAGGGACATCCCGACAAAATGGCCGATCAGATTTCAGATGCAGTGCTTGACGCGATTATGGAGCAGGACCCTACGGGCAGAGTTGCGTGTGAGGCTCTACTTACCACAGGTATGGTAATGGTCGCGGGCGAGATCACCACTCGCGCGTATGTCGAAATTCCCGAAATAGTCCGCCGGACAATCGAGCAGATCGGTTATTCTCGGGCGAAGTTCGGTTTCGACTTCGAGACCTGCGGTGTGCTGACGGCCATTCAGTCGCAGTCGCCGGATATCGCGGTCGGAGTCGACACAGGCGGCGCGGGCGACCAGGGTATGATGTTCGGTTTCGCATGTGACGAGACCCCCGAGCTAATGCCCATGCCGATCATGCTTGCGCACAAGATGGCGCGCAGGCTTACAGCCGTGCGCAAGGACGGCGAGATAAGCTATCTACGGCCGGACGGCAAGACCCAGGTTACAGTGCAGTATGAAGGCGGCAAGCCGGTCCGCATCGATAAGGTTGTGGTCTCGACACAGCACCAGCCGAACATTCCGCAGAGCACGATCCGCGCGGACATGATCGAGAATGTTATAAAGCCGATACTGCCGCCGGACATGGTGGATGACAAGACAGAGTATTTTGTCAACCCGACCGGCGTCTTTTCGGTCGGCGGACCTCAGGGCGATACGGGTCTTACCGGTCGCAAGATCATCGTCGATACATACGGCGGCATGGCCAAGCATGGCGGCGGCGCATTTTCTGGTAAGGATCCAACCAAGGTCGACCGCTCGGCTGCCTATATGATGCGCTATGTGGCCAAGAACGTAGTTGCTGCTGGTCTTGCCAAGAAGTGTGAAGTCCAGGTCGCATATGCCATCGGTAAAGCTGAGCCAATGGGGATCATGGTCGACACATGGCGGACGAACGCGATTCCAGAGGACAAGATCGCCGACCTGATTTGGAAATACTTCGATCTGACACCTCGCGGCATCATCGACAAGCTCAACCTCAGACGGCCTATATATAAGCAGACGGCTGCTTACGGTCATTTTGGCCGCACGGACCTGGATGTGCCGTGGGAAGCGACAGATATGGTCAATCTGCTCAAGAAAGAAGCCGGTATCTAG
- the priA gene encoding primosomal protein N', which translates to MDTGASSPLDSLTYEIPDGLTNAVGIGSCVLVPIGSRQAIGYVIGLEQTTDVEKTRPIIADIDSPIHLSSDMLDLAGWISEQYICSLPRVVSAMLPGGMQHKAQARVVLTASSCTHPHLTPSEIRLMQQIEASDDQPTVESLCSEDNKSSVQRLLRQLESKGAIRRQWSIVAPAGKPRVMRGVRVSGEWRVESGESSVSLTNKQSDLLELIKSLNRDISTVELTQRYGASSAVIAALEKKGCLERIEMAFRRTPAFSKIEQVRVHLSKEQQLAVDEIIRAIDSGAYNPFLLFGVTASGKTEVYLRCIEHALALGRTSLILLPEIALTTQVMNIFKSRFGDQVAVLHSALSAGERFDEWARIESGEARVVLGARSAVFAPISDIGLVIVDEEHEPSYKQDNPPRYNGRDVAIRRATQAGAALVLGSATPSIESFTLARNGQYKLLVMSNRIENRPMPTVHIADLREEYSKGRLTIFSSRLEGAINDCLSRGEQVMLFQNRRAYSTFLLCRDCGHVERCPNCAVSLKFHAAAKKLSCHHCDYEMPAPDKCPKCGSIRIGKFGIGTERVEEEVKKTFQGARVIRMDRDTTARKGAHGSILATFRAGEADILVGTQMIAKGLDFPNVTLVGVISADTSLNLPDFRASERTYQLVSQVAGRSGRGKRPGEVVIQTFDPEQYAIKCAVNHDYTAFYEIELEERRELDYPPFGSLVNIISRDKNDNEAKARLTRLFAAIKSGRMANRMGVTIMEPQPAVLSKLRGEYRWHMLLRSVDRQKMLDLLNGVFDSNPALRRQIGVDVDPISML; encoded by the coding sequence GTGGACACAGGGGCGTCCAGCCCGTTAGATTCACTGACCTATGAGATACCTGATGGCCTGACGAATGCCGTCGGCATCGGCTCATGTGTGCTGGTTCCGATAGGTTCTCGTCAGGCCATCGGCTATGTGATCGGTTTGGAGCAGACCACCGATGTCGAGAAGACTCGCCCGATCATTGCCGATATAGACAGCCCCATCCATTTATCATCCGATATGCTCGACCTTGCCGGGTGGATATCAGAACAATATATTTGTTCGCTGCCCAGAGTGGTGAGCGCAATGCTTCCCGGCGGCATGCAGCATAAAGCGCAGGCAAGGGTTGTTTTAACCGCATCATCTTGCACTCATCCGCATCTCACCCCCTCAGAAATTCGCCTGATGCAGCAGATAGAGGCATCTGACGATCAGCCGACAGTCGAGAGTCTTTGCAGCGAGGATAACAAGTCTTCAGTCCAACGACTGCTTAGACAGCTCGAATCAAAAGGCGCTATAAGGAGGCAATGGAGTATTGTCGCTCCTGCGGGCAAGCCGCGTGTTATGCGCGGGGTGCGTGTAAGTGGAGAGTGGAGAGTGGAGAGTGGAGAGTCGAGTGTGAGTCTGACGAATAAACAGTCAGACCTTCTCGAACTCATCAAGAGCCTTAACCGCGACATATCCACAGTCGAGCTTACACAGAGATATGGTGCATCGTCAGCAGTCATTGCAGCCCTCGAAAAGAAAGGCTGCCTTGAACGCATAGAAATGGCATTTCGCCGAACACCGGCATTCTCCAAGATCGAGCAGGTTCGTGTTCACCTCAGCAAAGAGCAGCAGCTTGCCGTCGATGAGATTATCCGTGCCATAGATTCGGGCGCATATAATCCTTTTTTGCTCTTTGGTGTTACTGCAAGCGGCAAAACAGAGGTATATCTGCGCTGTATAGAGCATGCTCTGGCTCTTGGTCGCACCAGTCTGATACTGCTTCCTGAAATAGCTCTCACCACACAGGTGATGAATATATTCAAGAGCCGGTTTGGCGACCAGGTGGCTGTGCTGCACAGCGCTCTGTCCGCAGGTGAGAGGTTCGACGAGTGGGCACGTATCGAATCCGGTGAAGCCAGGGTCGTGCTGGGCGCAAGGTCAGCCGTCTTTGCTCCAATAAGTGATATAGGGCTGGTGATTGTAGACGAGGAGCATGAGCCCAGCTATAAGCAGGACAACCCACCGCGCTATAATGGCCGTGATGTTGCAATTCGTAGAGCGACTCAGGCTGGAGCCGCGCTTGTATTGGGGAGCGCCACGCCGAGTATAGAGTCATTCACACTTGCGCGCAATGGGCAATACAAACTGCTTGTAATGTCCAACCGGATAGAGAACCGTCCTATGCCGACAGTCCATATCGCCGATCTGCGCGAGGAGTATTCCAAGGGCCGGCTCACTATATTCAGCAGCCGTCTTGAAGGCGCGATTAATGATTGCCTATCACGCGGTGAACAGGTAATGCTCTTTCAAAACAGGCGCGCATATTCCACTTTTTTGCTCTGCCGCGACTGCGGACACGTTGAGCGCTGTCCCAATTGCGCTGTCTCACTCAAGTTTCATGCTGCCGCCAAAAAACTGAGCTGCCATCATTGCGATTATGAGATGCCTGCGCCCGATAAATGTCCTAAGTGCGGCAGCATCAGGATAGGCAAGTTCGGAATAGGCACTGAGCGCGTGGAGGAAGAGGTCAAAAAGACTTTCCAAGGAGCGCGTGTGATCCGTATGGATCGCGACACGACTGCCCGCAAGGGCGCGCATGGCTCCATTCTTGCGACATTTAGAGCTGGGGAGGCCGATATACTCGTGGGCACTCAGATGATCGCGAAAGGGTTGGACTTTCCGAACGTGACCCTGGTCGGAGTAATCAGCGCGGACACATCTTTAAATCTTCCTGATTTCCGTGCATCAGAGCGCACATATCAATTGGTTTCGCAGGTGGCGGGACGGTCGGGCAGGGGAAAGCGCCCCGGCGAGGTGGTGATTCAGACATTCGACCCTGAGCAATATGCCATCAAGTGTGCTGTCAATCACGATTATACGGCTTTCTATGAGATTGAGCTGGAGGAACGGCGTGAACTCGACTATCCACCATTCGGCTCACTGGTAAATATTATTTCGCGTGACAAAAATGACAACGAGGCCAAAGCCAGGCTGACACGACTCTTTGCGGCGATCAAATCCGGCAGAATGGCCAATCGAATGGGGGTTACAATAATGGAACCACAACCGGCTGTATTATCCAAGCTGCGTGGTGAATATAGATGGCACATGCTGCTGAGGTCTGTCGACCGTCAGAAGATGCTTGATTTGCTGAATGGCGTCTTTGATTCCAATCCGGCGCTGCGAAGGCAGATCGGTGTGGATGTCGATCCTATCTCAATGCTTTAG